The following DNA comes from Rosa rugosa chromosome 5, drRosRugo1.1, whole genome shotgun sequence.
GAAGCTCCTTGATGCTCTTTGAAATCCCTTGAAGGATTGATGAAGATTTTatggaattttggtgaggtgagttttggatcttggtgaggaggaaaattgatcttggtgaggagaaaAAGGATAGAGAGTGGTGGAGTGGtgaagattaaaagaaaatataaagtgGGTATGGTGGTGTGGTGTTttggagaagaagagaggagtGAAAGGTGGTGTGCGGCTCTGTAGGTAAGGGTTCGAATGGGTTATCAGCTAATGGGGGTATATATATGGCTGAGAGAATATGAGTGGCCTAGAATGTGGACGCACAGTGTGCatgaggaagagaagaaaaaaatctagTGAGAGGCTGCTGCCATGTGTAGGCGTGTAATTGGTccaaaacaattaaacaaacaatCAAGGGTTGATTGCTGCACGTCATGGTCATGGCTGAAGCACTtagttaattaatcaaatcattgattaattaattaagccaatGTTTAATTAAGCCACTGATTAATCCATgaattgtttcttcttcttttttttttctttttcttcctccgGTCTCAAAGCACATCGGGAGGCATCATCTTGAAATACTTGGAATCGGCTTCCTCGCTCATGTAGACTATGATTGACCGCAATCAACTATTTCGTCTTTTTGTTGGAAACTCtattttgctcaattttccaCCATTTTCTCTCGATTTCCACAATTCCacttatttactacaaaataaataaaaatatattaattacatattaattgacttgaAGATTAGCTAATTctcgtgttttagatacaattacatgcatcgaaatgcgtgtaatcactaTTCCTATATAcaattgtgggtactaccactatcttcttgtctgtctgtagatagcagcggaatggtatgtaacggCATGTTTTGGCTTTAGTGAATATACATATCGACACCCAACTTCGggtttgaataaaaaaaaaaatgtaagaaGCTCACATTCTATtaaagaaaaacataaaaatagtCGCATTGTTAGCTAGATGAACCCCGCAATTATCAATTGTTGAATAAGAGGATTTCACTGAAATagaggaaaacaaaaacaatttgACCAAAAGTTGCGGTAAACAATTTAACCAAAAATTAATAGAAAGTGTTATtattttaactaaaaaaatagaTGAGTGATGATCCAATGGCTGTGCATGATAGATTGATTTTTGGGCGAAACGTTTGCGATAGATCCAATTTTAACAAACCAAGCGAGTCCTACGTGTTTGTAATGGCTCCCATCTTCTCAGTTCaggttctctctttctctgattCTCTCTGATCAAAATGAAATGATTTGGTTCTCGGGCAAGGCTTCCAAACTGATTCATGTGTTCCACTTTCAACTAAACGGTGAAAATTAACAATGGACTCGAAGACACCGATACATATTTCACATTCGTCGAGTTTAGGAAATTCTTTGGAGTTTGAACAACATCTACCACTTAAGGATAGGCTGAAGTCCTTCAAATCCACTCATTTCGAACCAGATGAATTTGTCACCGCCAAATGCCACGCCATGACTGAGAAGGTAAATCAATATTAACGTCCACAACTTAATTTTTGATATCAATTGAGCTTTGAATGCCTCTAAGTTTTTGATATATAGTGCTTAATTGCTAGAGTTTCTTTGCTTAATCATAAAATTGCTAGATTATTCATAGATAAGGCAAAGCCAAAATTAAGTTGCAGATAGATTGGCGAAGTATGATTAGGCTCACTTATGTGCTCTTGTTTCTGAGGTGCCCCTTGATTTTATTCACGATGCCTTTGTGCCCATGTGGAAAACATGTTTATTATGTGAAAAAATCGAAGTCATTCGTGTTTTTATCTGGCAAGGCTTTAAAGAAGTCACTATTTCATGCGCCGATGCACTGCACCATTAAAACTAGGATTTTATCATTCATGTGGATTGTGGAAGCTACTCTTCAATACAAGAGAACTATTGCTATATGAGAATTAAAATGCGCATTGCTTCCAGAACAGAACAGAGGTCAATTTTGCTTACGGTTTATGCATTGATGGTGATGACAGGAAGTAAAGAACCTGTGCTCCTACCTTCTTGAACTAAAGAGGGCATCTGCCGAGGAAATGCGTAAAAGTGTGTATGCTAATTATTCGGCTTTTATCCGGTGAGGACCATTTTTCCGGTTAGAATGCAAAATGATTTTCAAAATAGAAACTAGCCAAATCTGTTATCATGAAGTAAGAAATGGGCAGCTTCAAGTTTGAAAGATGTTTGATactaaactcaaaaggcataATGAATTGTCATCATCCAATTCATACCATGATGTAGTTAATTACGagtttatctccatgtgttctATCATTTGCAGTACATCTAAGGAGATCACTGACCTTGAGGGACAGCTCCTTTCCATGAGAAATCTCTTATCTACTCAAGCAGCTTTAGTTCATGGTTTATCTGAAGGAGTTCTAGTTGATTCAATGTCTGCTTCTCAGGATGATTATGACGACGAGGACACATCTGATGAAAACAGACCCCTTTCCGAGACAGAAAAATGGTTTGCAGAATTTTTGGACACTCTGGAAGTCCTATTGGCCGAAAGAAGGGTGAATGAAGCTATGGCTGCCTTGGATGAAGGAGAGCGTACAGTTTATAAAGCTGTTGACAAGCGAACTATAACCCGAGCTGCATTCTTGTCATTCCAGACTACCATCAATGGACAGAGACAAAGATTAGTAGATCAGATTGCAGAGACTATGTTGCAGCCTTCAATTGGTGCTGATGAACTTCGATCAGCTGTTGTAGCTCTCAAAAAGCTCGGGGATGGTTCCCGTGCGCATACGTTGCTGCTCAGGTCTCACTGTCAGAAGTTGCAGTCTAATATGAAAAACCTTAATTCCTCAACCACTTCATATGGAGGAGCATACATCACTACATTATCGCAAATACTGTTTCGTTTCATTGCACAAGCAGCAAGTGACTCCTTGGCGGTTTTCAGTGAGGACCATGCTTATACATCTGAGCTTGTGACATGGGCAGTCAAACAGACCGAGGCTTATGCTCTTCTACTAAAGAGGCATGTTCTAGCATCAGCAGCGGCTGCTGGGAGTCTAAGTGTTGCTGCCGAGTGTGTTCATATATGCTTGGGTCATTGTTCTTTGCTAGAAGCTCGCGGATTGTGCCTCTCTCCTGTTCTGTTGAGACTATTTAGGCCATTTGTCGAACAGGCATTGAGTTGCAACTTAAGGAGAATTGAACAAAGCAGCTGTGCATTAGCTGTTGCGGACGATTGGTTTCTTCTTCATCCAACAATTGGTACACGCCCTTTGGGTTCTGCTTCCTCTCTTCCTAGTTTAAGTGCAAACCAGCCAAAGCTTTCAAGCAGTGCTTACAGATTCAATGCAATGGTTCAGGTAAGGTTATTGATCTCGGTTACAGCCTTTCACCATAATGAGTAATTCTTCCTCGATTTTTAACTTCACTAATTACTGTCAACGTTTCTGAATTTAGGAACTTCTAGAGGACGTGGCGCCCCTCGAGACTCTTCAGCTAGATGGTCCAGCATTAGAAGGCGTTTTACAAGTGTTCAACTCCTATGTCAATTTGCTGATCCATGCACTACCTGGTGCCGTAGAGAGCGAAGAGGAAGTTCCTATAATTGTTAGCATGGCAGAGACAGAGGCACAACAGATGGCTTTGTTAGCTAATGCATCATTGTTAGCAGACGAGCTGCTCCCACGCGCTGCCATGAAGCTTTTGCCCTTCCAGCAGGGTCAAACTAACAGGTCGATGCCAGAGATGACCCCTAGGAGAAGTTCGGACAAACAAAGCCGCGTTCCAGACCCAGGCAGGGAATGGAAGCGGCGGCTTCAGCGTTCAGTTGAACAGTTGAGAGATAGCTTCTGTAGACTCCATGCTCTTGATCTCATCTTCACAGAAGATGGCGATACGCGTCTCAACGCGCAAATGTACACATGCATGGATGAAAGTGTAGAGCCTGAATGGTTCCCATCTCCAATTCTTCAGGAACTCTTTGCAAAGCTGACAAGGATGGCAAACATTGCAACTGATATGTTTGTGGGAAGGGAAAGGTTTGCAACTATCTTATTAATGAGACTCACGGAGACTGTGATCCTCTGGCTTTCTGAGGATCAAAACTTTTGGGCGGAGATAGAAGAGGGCCCAAGGCCATTAGGCCCTCTTGGACTTCAACAGGTACTGCATCAAAGTCCCTTTCTTGTTCATTCTTGTTCATCTGTTGAATTCATACTAACACACATTTTGTTTGACCTATATGCATTCAGTTCTATTTGGACATGCAGTTTGTGCTGCTTTTTGCATCACAAGGCAGATACCTATCGCGGCATCTGCATCAAGTTATAAAAAACATTATTGCTCGAGCTATCGAAGCGGTTCATGCTACTGGAATAGACCCTTACAGGTATAAAACCATAATATacagcatatatatatacacatccaTACAATTTCGCTTTTTGCTAATCTTACATTGGGTTGAATGCTATCTTTGGGCAGTGTATTGCCAGAAGATGACTGGTTTGCTGAAGTAGCTCAAATTGCAATTAAAATGTTGATTGGGAAAGCTAGCTTCTCCAATGTAGAAGAAGATGGTCTCAGCCCCACTTATTCAATGTCAGGAAAATCTCCATCTATCCATTCTCATGGCAGTGAGACCAATCTTGCCCACCACTATAGAGAGCAGTAGTTAATTCTTCATCATAAATTGTCAGTTTCACAAACAGATGAAGACCATGTATCAAAAGAATCATGGTACATGAAAGAGAGAGTGATGTTAACGTTGGACCTCTACTAAGAAAATACTTGTTTGGCTAGATACATATATTATTACTTActaaatttttttgttctttttaaaTTTCATTGAGTAATCCTAAAATTTAATGGGATGGAAAATAGCGGTTTGAAAgaaaatgtggatttcattagcgcatgccaaaatgttcattacatatccttctgctgccttcaactagacagatcaagaagttgtagcaaaactactgtgatacatagaaacagacaacctatattcgaactaaccgctcactCATAAACTATGGATAAAATGGAAGACATAGAATATAGCTCCTACCACACCTACCTAGATCTTTTCTTTGCCCTTCatgctagggctaggaggtttgcCTGAGTACAGGACAGTTATTGTCTCTTCTATGTCACTTATGTTACTGATTGGATTATATCTCTGTTATATGGCCTAATGCGCTTACCATAAAAGTTATTGATAATTGTAACTTAGTCAAGTCTCGGTAAAAACTAAAAGGAAATTCATATGAACTTTTCTGATCTTGGCAGTTCAAATTTGTGGATGCTGCAAATCAACAAGGCTAGTTGGATGTTGATGATGATCAGAGTGaggaagaaggtgaaaaacagTAGGGGGGACCTACCTTCAGGAGGGTGAGGAAAGTGGCAAATCAATGGGACCTTTGAACTTTGTATGCAGTGCCGCAAACTACTGGTCAatggtttttagggtttttttttttttttttcccaacgTTTTTTAAGATATGCGATTGTAAACCAGCAAATCATAACCAAATAGAGTGAGGAAAGAAAGTGAACAACCGAAAAAGATTAGTAGGAGTACAAAATTGGGGATCGTTGTTTAGGCCTGCCTAAAACATCAATTGGGCCTATTTATATCATGAACATTAAACATCTGGTCCGATTAAGACATTAAATGCGCGCTCCGCATCTTGTCGAAAAATGGCATTGCCTTTTTAAAGGCTCTTTTAATTGGGCAATAAATGCAGTGTCAGTTAGAATTTAATGAGCAGCAAGCTTATCGGATAGTGTATTAAATGCGCTTCCACCAGATCAGAGAAACATTTAATGCGCCGCCACATAACCGGCCAAAGTAAATTGGGCCTGTATTGGGCCTTCTCAATGTAAATTGGGCCTCATCAAACAAAAGTTGGGCCTATTGTTGGCCCTACAAGTTATGCAGCATTAAATGCGCCACAATCTTTAAGCATTTAATGCGCCGACACCTGGTCGGGTAAAGTATTTAATGCGCCGCTACCTGGTTGGGTCATGAAATTTGGGCCTTTTATTGGGCCAGTCAACATGAATTGGGCCTTTTATTGGGTCGTCTCCAAGTAAATTGGGCCTCATCGAACAGAAGTTGGGCCTTCCAGTTATGCAGCATTAAATGCGCCGCAATTTTTAAGCATTTAATGCATTGACACCTGGTTGGCAGAAGCATTTAATGAGCCGCCACCTGGTCGGGTCATGTAATTTGGGCTATTTATTGGGCCATTCAACATGAATTGGGCCTTTTATTAGGCTGTCTCAAAGAATATTGGGCCTCATCAAACAGAAGTTGGGCTACTGCTGGGCCTTCTAGTGATGCAGCATTAAATGCGCCGCAATTTTTAAGCATTTAATGCACCGACACTTGGTCGGCAGAAGCATTTAATGCACTACCACCTGGTCAGGTCATGTAATTTGGGCCTTTTATTGGGCCACTTCAACATGAATTGGGCTTATTATTGGCCGTCTCAATGACAATTGGGCCTCATCAAACAAAAGTTGGGCCTTTTAAGTCATGCAGCATTAAATGGGCCGCAATCTATAAGCATTTAATGCCCCGACAGTTAGTTGGGTAAAGCATTAATGTATCGCCACCTGGTCTGGTCTGTAATGATATGGGCCCATTATCGGGAATTGAGCCTTTCATTGGACCTTAACTTGAATTGGGTTTTTCATTGAGTCGCGTCAGCATGATTGGGCCGCGACGAACATAAGTTGGGCCTTTATGTCATGCAGCATTTAATGCTCCGCAAGTATGTCGAATCAAACATTTCATGCACCACAGGCATTTAATGAGCTGCCACTTTCATTGATTTGCGCTAGTCTTCAATTTAAATTGGGCCTAGGGCATTCTATTCGACCTGTTCAAATAAGAGTCGAGGGTTTAACAAAAAACTTGGGTAAGTAAGGACTGCCGCCCGGCGGAGTCGTTCTccttgtttataattgtaatgGGCTTCCCTATTTGATTTTAACCAATTTCCGGAATAATCTGGGATCTTTTTATACCAAtttctagattttttttttggacaaaaattCAACCAATTTTTTGGACAAAAATTCAACCAATTCCCTAGAGGCATACAAGACGAGTAGATACTATCTTTTTCACTCTAATATAGAACAGTATCAATAGGGCAAAGAAACTTTGTGGAATTGATCATAAATATTACTAACAGTTTAACAACCAAAAGGGAAATTACAGACAAGCTAATGCACTCATTAAAACATTATACTTGACAAACATACCCACAAATCAAACTTCATGTCCTTGATATTTCTCTAATGCGCCCGAGTAAATTTATATAAATAATAGAAGATAAGAGTTCATATTAATCAACAAGTAAATCGCTAACCCAAAGCAATGCCAAAAGCAGTAAAAATTTCTTTAACTTATGGTAAATTACCTTTATTAATCCTCAAATGAGCCTTGGGTAAACTATGTTATGCTATATATGTTTTGCTCTACTTCAACCACTTGTCATTTTCCTGGTCACCTAGCAAACAGAAGATGAAAAACTTAGAAAAATGATACAAATATATGAAGGATATCTAAAAAGttaacaaaatataaaatgatAGTCTTTAAATATTTTGATCCCCGACCCCAGTCATAGTTATGGACTTATGAGCAGTTGGAAGGTAAGACATAAGAAAGTAAAAGTAACTAAAGTGAGATCACCATAGGGCCAGACTGATACCCAACTAACAACCATCACATTGttaaacaaaacagaaacaaattTTTGCTCATAAATACAGTAAAGGGGATAAATTTAAATAAGCAACGCTTAGATAAAAAACTATGGCAAATGATACAAATATAACTTTCTCTTACCTGTTTCTTATCACAACATACTGGTCCTGCTTTCAGTCTACTTGCAGGAAGGATGCATCAGTTCAAATCTACCAAAACCAATGTTTTGTAAGTCAGAATGGACATCCATACCTGTGGAACAAAGTACAAGAAAGCAATATTATTTTTAGCCAGAACCCCTCACTCCCCTGTTACTTAACATAAATACATAAACAAATAACCAGACAAGATTTTGAAAGAAgagataagaaaaagaaaaggaaaaggaaaaaaaaagatggatctcaagaaactgaaaaaaaatAGACAACCAATGCAAACAAATTTTGCCGCTTGTTTAAGCAGATATCCAATATTGCTGTTTAGCAGTAGACCTAAGGGACTTCATAGTACACAAACCACTGTATCACTGTGGCAGGTCAACTGGGCCACAGTCCAAAATACAATGGGCTTTCTGATCTTAGAATAGCATAAGGAATTGGATGTCATGTTCATAGCATAAGAGGGATAGTATTGGACTTTAGCTCAACAAGTGCATATTTCAAATCAGAAAGTAGAAACCCCACAGCTGGACAACAGAGTAATGGTATCCtaggaaaaatatcaaaatgtaaGAGGTAGTCAGGCAGTCCTAACCATGTAACACAACACATTTATAATCATTTTCATTACCCAGCCAAATCCAGAAAGGAATAGGGAGAGAGAGGGGTGGAGACACTACGGTCCATAGGAAAAACAGCAAATCTTGGATATCAAACAGTGCTGATGGAAAATTGTGCAGAACATATGAAAcaagtcaaatccaattgattgATCATAAACCAATAAACGTTTCAAAAGGAAGTTATTGACAAAGGATTCTTGACTAACCCAATATAGTTAGAAACAAAAGTTAACGTATTGTTTGAGGAATAGGCCTCATCCATATAAGGACGAACAACACAAAAGCTTTGGAATATTAATCTTGGGACCAACCAAGTTAAACATGTAGAAAAGTAAATGTAAATTTCCATTCCTTCtgttctctctctttccctctaCGAAACAAGCATATTcttatttaaaaagaaaagaaaatgtttCAAACATACTTCACATAATGTTACTAGACACCACTTCACATATTGTGGTTATGGGAATACGTGGGAGCCCATGTGTCCCCCTGCCTGAG
Coding sequences within:
- the LOC133712141 gene encoding exocyst complex component EXO84A; the protein is MDSKTPIHISHSSSLGNSLEFEQHLPLKDRLKSFKSTHFEPDEFVTAKCHAMTEKEVKNLCSYLLELKRASAEEMRKSVYANYSAFIRTSKEITDLEGQLLSMRNLLSTQAALVHGLSEGVLVDSMSASQDDYDDEDTSDENRPLSETEKWFAEFLDTLEVLLAERRVNEAMAALDEGERTVYKAVDKRTITRAAFLSFQTTINGQRQRLVDQIAETMLQPSIGADELRSAVVALKKLGDGSRAHTLLLRSHCQKLQSNMKNLNSSTTSYGGAYITTLSQILFRFIAQAASDSLAVFSEDHAYTSELVTWAVKQTEAYALLLKRHVLASAAAAGSLSVAAECVHICLGHCSLLEARGLCLSPVLLRLFRPFVEQALSCNLRRIEQSSCALAVADDWFLLHPTIGTRPLGSASSLPSLSANQPKLSSSAYRFNAMVQELLEDVAPLETLQLDGPALEGVLQVFNSYVNLLIHALPGAVESEEEVPIIVSMAETEAQQMALLANASLLADELLPRAAMKLLPFQQGQTNRSMPEMTPRRSSDKQSRVPDPGREWKRRLQRSVEQLRDSFCRLHALDLIFTEDGDTRLNAQMYTCMDESVEPEWFPSPILQELFAKLTRMANIATDMFVGRERFATILLMRLTETVILWLSEDQNFWAEIEEGPRPLGPLGLQQFYLDMQFVLLFASQGRYLSRHLHQVIKNIIARAIEAVHATGIDPYSVLPEDDWFAEVAQIAIKMLIGKASFSNVEEDGLSPTYSMSGKSPSIHSHGSETNLAHHYREQ